One region of Thunnus albacares chromosome 8, fThuAlb1.1, whole genome shotgun sequence genomic DNA includes:
- the depdc1b gene encoding DEP domain-containing protein 1B produces MEGRVIGPGPYRATKLWNETIKLFRGGMPLRRHWAHFRYYDFSFTGSEAVDYLHELLKHNDNFGPEVTRYQTLQLLRKFLKAHVIEDIKGRHGTEDFEDNGHLYRFPTLSPLKSFPARQLLRDSSDLPRLIRWDDYEELPQQENIAPLKSAVMTSDLWNKRHSVAIGDVNECKLIRRKDITPKQVDHIWKSMTIAQLQRVLGLKTLDGVLNPTHVKGRHIVHNVFSVNKTGIVILENKAEDMPYWVVSAMKCLANWPNGNETKQPVYPGFERDVLRTVADYFQRLKEPLLTFHLYEVFVNILSLLQEPEVATEALQVSSLLLPPPNRRRLQLLLRLMARVCQNPQLPPLNDTIATRTLMVQMFSHCVLGSVDDMDLDELLATKLVTFMMEHYNTIFQVPSKLHCQVEEHLSHLRRVQIKYAGSDTDFSTSPAFCKQISRVESEEQKVIGTQTPLQELLEGLIADKELPAKDKRKRLKQFQKSYPEIYHNRFPTEESKAAVIPEKTPKLKPQLFLFNIKKPFQPFQRSWSFRA; encoded by the exons ATGGAAGGCAGAGTTATCGGACCGGGTCCATACAGGGCGACAAAGCTG TGGAATGAAACCATTAAACTCTTCCGTGGAGGCATGCCGCTGAGAAGGCACTGGGCGCACTTCCGCTACTATGATTTCAGTTTCACGGGATCCGAGGCTGTGGATTATCTTCATGAGTTgctgaaacacaatgacaactTTGGGCCGGAGGTGACTCGCTACCAGACTTTGCAACTGCTGAGAAAGTTTCTTAAGGCCCATGTTATTGAAGACATCAAAGGACGCCATGGGACAGAGGACTTTGAAGACAATGGTCACCTGTACAG GTTCCCCACATTGTCGCCCCTGAAGTCTTTTCCAGCAAGGCAACTGTTGAGAGACAGCAGTGACCTGCCAAGACTCATTCGCTGGGATGACTACGAAGAATTACCACAACAGGAAAACATTGCACCCCTGAAGTCTGCTGTCATg ACTTCAGATTTGTGGAATAAAAGGCACAGTGTAGCTATTGGGGATGTCAATGAATGCAAGCTCATACGCAGGAAGGACATTACTCCGAAACAGGTGGACCATATCTGGAAATCAATGACAATTGCACA GTTGCAGAGAGTGCTGGGCCTAAAGACATTGGATGGAGTGTTAAATCCAACACATGTGAAAGGCAGGCACATTGTTCACAATGTGTTCAGCGTCAATAAGACAGGCATAGTCATATTGGAGAACAAAGCCG AGGACATGCCCTATTGGGTGGTGTCAGCAATGAAATGCCTCGCCAACT GGCCTAATGGCAATGAAACCAAACAGCCAGTGTACCCAGGTTTCGAGAGAGATGTGCTGAGAACAGTAGCAGATTACTTTCAGCGACTCAAAGAACCTCTGCTGACTTTCCATCTATATGAAGTCTTTGTCAACATTCTCA GCCTGCTGCAAGAGCCGGAGGTAGCCACTGAGGCTCTTCAAGTCAGCAGTCTCTTACTGCCGCCGCCCAACCGAAGACGCCTCCAGCTTTTACTGCGACTCATGGCCCGCGTCTGCCAGAATCCCCAACTGCCTCCACTCAATGACACCATCGCCACACGCACACTG ATGGTGCAGATGTTCTCCCACTGTGTTCTGGGCTCAGTAGATGATATGGACTTGGACGAGCTGCTTGCTACCAAACTGGTGACCTTCATGATGGAGCACTACAACACCATCTTCCAAGTGCCTTCCAAGCTGCATTGCCAAGTTGAGGAGCACCTGTCCCACCTTCGAAGAGTTCAG ATAAAATATGCAGGTTCAGATACAGACTTCAGCACATCTCCAGCATTTTGTAAACAGATCAGCAGGGTGGAGTCTGAGGAACAGAAGGTAATAGGCACCCAGACCCCCCTGCAGGAGCTGCTGGAAGGCCTGATTGCAGACAAAGAGCTACCTGCCAAGGACAAGAGGAAAAGGCTCAAACAG TTCCAAAAGTCTTACCCAGAAATCTACCACAATCGATTCCCCACTGAGGAAAGTAAAGCTGCTGTCATACCTGAGAAAACTCCAAAACTCAAACCTCAACTCTTCTTGTTCAACATCAAGAAACCCTTCCAGCCCTTCCAAAGGAGCTGGAGCTTTAGGGCATGA